The Acomys russatus chromosome 3, mAcoRus1.1, whole genome shotgun sequence genome has a window encoding:
- the LOC127185561 gene encoding synaptotagmin-15, producing the protein MISASEQLALMIGGITGGLLLLIGASCCLWRRLCTTFTYEELPETPDPATASSFSRQGDKLSQYAGTPPGRLPSVPFVVPRSHQGRDWMALHGGDWALAPQDPCPVSEHMPDTSSANPGDARVIGNINPELYKSPEDTSETDFPDGCLGRLWFSVDYQQESERLLVGLIKVRQLQVPSETCSTLVKLHLLPDERRFLQSKTKRKTCNPHFDESFIFQVSSKSVTQRVLKFSVYQVNKQKKHQLLGQVLFPLKNESLAGDRHRVIWRDLEAENLEPPSEFGDLQFCLSYNDYLNRLTVVVLRAKGLQLQENRGVVSVFVKVSLMNHNKFVKCKRTSAVLGSVNPVYNETFSFKADTSELDTASLSLTVLQITEGDKSYPLGRVVVGPYMYARGKELEHWDQMLHKPKELVKRWHALCRPTEP; encoded by the exons ATGATCTCTGCCTCAGAGCAGCTGGCCTTGATGATAGGGGGCATCACTGGGGGACTGCTGCTGCTGATTGGAGCCAGCTGCTGTCTGTGGAGGAGGCTTTGCACCACCTTCACCTATGAGGAGTTGCCGGAGACACCAGACCCAGCCACTGCCTCTTCCTTCAGCAGACAAGGGGACAAGCTCAGCCAGTATGCTGGGACCCCACCTGGCAG GCTACCAAGTGTACCGTTTGTGGTACCCCGTTCTCACCAAGGCCGAGACTGGATGGCCCTACATGGTGGAGATTGGGCTCTGGCTCCACAGGACCCCTGCCCTGTCTCAGAGCACATGCCTGATACCTCTAGTGCCAACCCTG GAGATGCACGTGTGATAGGGAACATCAACCCAGAGCTCTACAAGTCCCCAGAGGACACGAGTGAGACAGACTTCCCTGATGGCTGCCTGGGCCGCCTGTGGTTCTCGGTGGACTACCAGCAGGAGTCCGAGCGGCTGTTGGTGGGCCTGATCAAGGTTCGGCAACTGCAAGTTCCCTCAGAGACCTGTAGCACCCTGGTGAAGCTCCACCTGCTGCCTGACGAACGGCGTTTCCTCCAGTCCAAGACCAAACGCAAAACATGCAACCCACACTTTGATGAGAGCTTCATCTTCCAG gtATCCAGCAAAAGTGTCACCCAGAGAGTGCTGAAATTCTCCGTGTACCAggtgaacaaacaaaagaagcaccAGCTCCTGGGACAGGTCCTCTTCCCACTGAAGAATGAGAGCCTGGCGGGGGACCGCCACCGTGTCATCTGGAGAGACCTGGAAGCTGAGAACCTGGAG ccccCCTCAGAGTTTGGTGatctccagttctgcctcagcTACAACGACTACCTGAACCGCCTGACTGTGGTTGTGCTCCGTGCCAAAggtctccagctccaggagaacaGGGGTGTTGTCA GTGTGTTTGTCAAAGTGTCTCTGATGAATCACAACAAATTCGTGAAGTGCAAAAGGACTtcggctgtcctgggctctgtcAACCCTGTGTACAATGAAACCTTCAGCTTCAAGGCCGACACCAGTGAGCTGGACACTGCCAGCCTTAGCCTGACGGTGCTGCAGATCACAGAAGGGGACA AGAGCTACCCACTGGGCCGTGTGGTCGTGGGCCCCTACATGTACGCCCGAGGCAAAGAGCTGGAGCACTGGGACCAGATGCTTCACAAGCCCAAGGAACTGGTGAAGCGCTGGCATGCACTCTGCCGCCCCACAGAGCCCTGA